Proteins encoded together in one Camelus dromedarius isolate mCamDro1 chromosome 11, mCamDro1.pat, whole genome shotgun sequence window:
- the RLIG1 gene encoding RNA ligase 1 isoform X1, with amino-acid sequence MRRLGSVQRKMPCVFVTEVKEEPSTKREHQPFKVLATETISHKALDADIYSAIPTEKVDGTCCYVTTYKGQPYLWARLDRKPNKVAEKRFKNFLHSKQNSKEFFWNIEEDFKPVPECWIPAKEIEQLNGNPMPDENGHIPGWVPVEKNNKQYCWHSSVVNYEFEIALVLKHHSDDPGLLEISAVPLSDLLEQTLELIGTNINGNPYGLGSKKHPLHLLIPHGAFQVRNLPTLKHSDLLSWFEGCREGKIEGIVWHCNDGCLIKVHRHHLGLCWPIPDTYMNSKPVIINMNLNKYEYAFDAKSLFNHFSKIDHQKFSRLNDIILSV; translated from the exons ATGAGGCGCCTGGGCTCTGTGCAGAGGAAAATGCCGTGTGTGTTTGTGACAGAGGTGAAAGAGGAGCCTTCCACCAAAAGGGAGCATCAG ccATTTAAAGTTTTGGCAACTGAAACTATAAGTCACAAGGCATTAGATGCAGATATATACAGTGCAATTCCAACAGAAAAAGTGGATGGAACATGTTGTTATGTTACTACCtacaaag gtCAGCCATACCTTTGGGCTCGGCTGGATAGAAAACCTAACAAAGTAGctgagaaaagatttaaaaattttctacattcaaaacaaaattcaaaag aatttttttggaATATTGAGGAGGACTTCAAACCTGTTCCAGAGTGCTGGATACCAGCGAAGGAAATAGAACAATTAAATGGGAATCCGATGCCTGATGAAAATGGACACATTCCTG GTTGGGTACCAGtggagaaaaacaacaaacagtaTTGCTGGCATTCTTCGGTAGTTAATTATGAATTTGAAATTGCACTGGTACTGAAGCATCATTCTGATGATCCTGGTCTTTTGGAAATTAGTGCAGTGCCACTGTCAGATCTCTTAGAACAAACACTGGAGCTTATAGGAACCAATATTAATGGAAACCCATATG gGTTAGGAAGCAAGAAGCATCCGTTACATCTTCTTATACCACATGGAGCATTTCAAGTAAGAAATCTACCTACCTTGAAGCACAGTGATCTGCTGTCCTGGTTTGAAGGTTGCAGAGAGGGTAAAATTGAAGGAATAGTATGGCATTGCAATGATGGCTGTTTAATCAAG gTCCATCGCCACCATCTTGGTTTATGCTGGCCAATCCCAGATACTTATATGAATTCAAAGCCAGTTATTATCAACATGAACCTGAACAAATATGAGTATGCCTTTGATGCTAAgagtttatttaatcatttttcaaaaattgatcATCAGAAATTTAGTAGGCTCAATGATATAATACTCAGTGTATAA
- the RLIG1 gene encoding RNA ligase 1 isoform X2 has product MRRLGSVQRKMPCVFVTEVKEEPSTKREHQPFKVLATETISHKALDADIYSAIPTEKVDGTCCYVTTYKGQPYLWARLDRKPNKVAEKRFKNFLHSKQNSKEFFWNIEEDFKPVPECWIPAKEIEQLNGNPMPDENGHIPGWVPVEKNNKQYCWHSSVVNYEFEIALVLKHHSDDPGLLEISAVPLSDLLEQTLELIGTNINGNPYGLGSKKHPLHLLIPHGAFQVHRHHLGLCWPIPDTYMNSKPVIINMNLNKYEYAFDAKSLFNHFSKIDHQKFSRLNDIILSV; this is encoded by the exons ATGAGGCGCCTGGGCTCTGTGCAGAGGAAAATGCCGTGTGTGTTTGTGACAGAGGTGAAAGAGGAGCCTTCCACCAAAAGGGAGCATCAG ccATTTAAAGTTTTGGCAACTGAAACTATAAGTCACAAGGCATTAGATGCAGATATATACAGTGCAATTCCAACAGAAAAAGTGGATGGAACATGTTGTTATGTTACTACCtacaaag gtCAGCCATACCTTTGGGCTCGGCTGGATAGAAAACCTAACAAAGTAGctgagaaaagatttaaaaattttctacattcaaaacaaaattcaaaag aatttttttggaATATTGAGGAGGACTTCAAACCTGTTCCAGAGTGCTGGATACCAGCGAAGGAAATAGAACAATTAAATGGGAATCCGATGCCTGATGAAAATGGACACATTCCTG GTTGGGTACCAGtggagaaaaacaacaaacagtaTTGCTGGCATTCTTCGGTAGTTAATTATGAATTTGAAATTGCACTGGTACTGAAGCATCATTCTGATGATCCTGGTCTTTTGGAAATTAGTGCAGTGCCACTGTCAGATCTCTTAGAACAAACACTGGAGCTTATAGGAACCAATATTAATGGAAACCCATATG gGTTAGGAAGCAAGAAGCATCCGTTACATCTTCTTATACCACATGGAGCATTTCAA gTCCATCGCCACCATCTTGGTTTATGCTGGCCAATCCCAGATACTTATATGAATTCAAAGCCAGTTATTATCAACATGAACCTGAACAAATATGAGTATGCCTTTGATGCTAAgagtttatttaatcatttttcaaaaattgatcATCAGAAATTTAGTAGGCTCAATGATATAATACTCAGTGTATAA